The following proteins come from a genomic window of Pseudomonas sp. WJP1:
- a CDS encoding SET domain-containing protein-lysine N-methyltransferase gives MTQHFFTVELEQKIFHTPTVVLEQLMNSDNSLALGRRLVKALDWYGSKEGETCPQPVLAKLVWRALWLSIAAPPTRPECLYSHYDMEQFTGQGVNYSFIRNDIVKDLMRLLDTFEPVARLVMRVIEANTSSELWVRDIPDDLIYTGSSAWVNFRSGFLLAEAMACGSSKHMTFEHLLNLPTEHYRATSPEHQSLVASSRLAPAVQWAVSNGVLAIKHQGYSAEEIERAVTVLEEHERDMNEAIQNLVLKPPSRWRFSSDEAFVEAFHSSLETPKAGYKTLIKGLLTQLPSFYRHSIVNGEVKVYSLREPLPQTQIQHETKSNTDAVRGRAGFIIETVFRNHKYYMEVFPGAGVARAREDIRDLLVGGSIEARSTGSSSRPSKATFRFGTELGFDWTAYKDGSKPSEGRLLIAEQVGRTFPPITATPSEESFGPKLLNSQRSEDLADMVSRELFYCDDVALLEQTRKDTRESDLVQTLLEEGSFWGKMVVPVWGAIDDLSSGDPQSIERGGLALFTDIVSFGVPVGKYVSGLARLAVQGGKAGIRVALPRFTVLTRQLAISTLQEFNPLAGPLTLLMLGGSVSLKLAGAGARQINRGITQLSKLSMNIVSPVAHHLLSVNPATWKPLRTGDLLSKVDGIDNVPMRNSGSLASDDYRLIDSSSQHIFGPSYRAPRTAISNLAYRHYAAPAVCIAGLSPNGKGIYRSVDGQRHYICNIDEGGNIAVYQIRNDFDLNADLVSVNIVNYKTNRQTELRVWSADSGQWQKIGLSGGAPGDYDLITHKHLVKWQQLNNSLEESAVREFAAKYRLDPREFRQYAQLSLGLTSDGQQMLQRARSVHTAVTDRHLRHWQAQSQRGRDQLTQEGFANRHNLNLASFMEHIDQYGKLKVAGKVLMKHAKGEEFTTITYEHLGAWQALYKSRDNKLTAVDFAEQNNLNPMRWETYVGETGDLTKSGKELLIFGEPIPRPPFARKSLGTKRPAEESAPGSSKRPRPDLEAGPHLGHDIDNSLPILQNPKNVKESLTLRAEGSSGLKGRPATADEIVVTYWNQLLDNVTPAAAKSKLHETITRDVQDWIRNDNNLAPRFDKLMETKVLTHGPARGRSVVAKRDIKRFEVLGPYSGKLHFGSKTLLEEIAEKGHKPVNSYAFSSFSNDGTISAHGSGNILSLINSPNAPGRPSLGAENVASISVGRYMTFFVAWQDIKKGDELLLDYGDAYDWT, from the coding sequence TTGACCCAGCATTTTTTTACAGTCGAGTTGGAACAAAAAATTTTCCATACACCTACGGTTGTTCTTGAACAATTGATGAACTCGGACAACAGCCTTGCCTTGGGCCGCAGGCTCGTCAAGGCACTGGACTGGTATGGCAGCAAGGAAGGAGAAACCTGCCCGCAACCGGTATTGGCGAAACTGGTGTGGCGCGCACTTTGGCTGAGCATCGCGGCGCCGCCGACTCGCCCGGAATGTTTATATTCACACTATGATATGGAGCAGTTCACTGGTCAGGGAGTCAACTACTCTTTCATCCGCAATGACATCGTAAAGGATCTGATGCGCCTCCTGGACACTTTCGAGCCTGTCGCGCGTCTGGTGATGCGCGTCATCGAAGCGAATACCTCTTCCGAGCTTTGGGTCCGTGATATTCCGGATGACTTGATCTATACCGGCTCCAGTGCGTGGGTCAATTTCAGAAGCGGTTTCCTGTTGGCGGAGGCGATGGCTTGCGGTTCGTCAAAACACATGACTTTCGAGCATTTGCTCAACCTGCCGACCGAACATTATCGTGCGACTTCACCTGAACACCAATCGCTGGTTGCCTCATCCAGACTGGCTCCGGCAGTGCAATGGGCGGTCAGCAACGGGGTGCTGGCAATCAAGCATCAGGGTTACTCGGCCGAAGAAATCGAGCGAGCAGTAACGGTTCTGGAGGAGCATGAGCGCGACATGAACGAGGCGATCCAGAACCTTGTCCTGAAGCCGCCCAGCCGGTGGCGTTTCTCTTCGGATGAGGCGTTTGTAGAGGCGTTCCATTCGTCCCTCGAAACGCCGAAGGCCGGCTATAAAACCTTGATCAAGGGGCTTCTCACCCAGCTTCCATCTTTCTATCGGCACAGCATCGTCAATGGTGAAGTCAAGGTGTACTCCTTGAGAGAGCCTCTTCCTCAAACGCAAATCCAACACGAAACCAAGAGCAACACTGATGCCGTCCGGGGGCGGGCAGGTTTCATCATTGAAACTGTTTTCCGTAATCATAAATACTACATGGAGGTGTTCCCGGGAGCTGGGGTGGCCCGTGCCCGCGAAGACATCCGTGACTTGCTCGTTGGTGGCTCAATAGAAGCGCGGTCAACCGGCAGTAGCTCGCGCCCCAGCAAAGCTACGTTCAGGTTTGGAACCGAACTGGGTTTCGACTGGACGGCCTATAAAGATGGGAGCAAACCCTCAGAGGGTCGCCTTCTGATCGCTGAGCAGGTCGGCCGGACGTTTCCCCCCATCACAGCCACTCCCAGCGAAGAGTCCTTTGGTCCCAAGCTGCTCAATTCCCAGCGCAGTGAGGACTTGGCAGACATGGTCTCGAGGGAACTGTTCTACTGTGACGACGTGGCGCTTCTGGAGCAAACCAGAAAAGACACTCGAGAATCTGACCTTGTACAAACGTTGCTGGAAGAAGGCTCTTTCTGGGGGAAAATGGTGGTGCCTGTCTGGGGGGCGATAGACGACCTGTCATCGGGCGACCCTCAGAGCATTGAACGGGGTGGCCTGGCCCTGTTTACCGATATCGTATCGTTTGGTGTGCCAGTCGGAAAATACGTCTCCGGTTTAGCTCGCCTGGCAGTCCAGGGCGGGAAAGCGGGTATTCGTGTTGCGCTGCCTCGATTCACTGTACTGACCAGGCAGCTGGCGATCTCCACCCTGCAGGAATTCAATCCGCTGGCCGGCCCGCTGACATTGCTCATGCTGGGCGGTAGCGTCTCGCTCAAATTAGCTGGCGCAGGGGCGAGGCAAATCAATAGAGGCATCACTCAACTCAGTAAATTATCGATGAACATCGTTTCCCCCGTCGCTCATCATCTGCTTTCAGTGAATCCAGCGACCTGGAAACCGCTGCGAACCGGTGACCTGCTGAGCAAAGTCGACGGTATCGATAATGTCCCGATGCGCAACAGCGGCAGCCTGGCGTCAGACGATTATCGGCTGATCGATTCATCCTCCCAGCACATTTTCGGACCGAGTTACCGGGCGCCGAGAACAGCCATCAGCAACCTGGCCTACCGTCATTATGCCGCGCCGGCAGTCTGCATTGCGGGGCTCAGCCCCAATGGCAAAGGGATTTATCGAAGCGTCGATGGCCAGCGACACTACATCTGCAACATAGATGAAGGCGGAAATATCGCGGTCTATCAAATCCGAAATGACTTCGATCTCAATGCCGATCTGGTTTCCGTCAACATCGTCAATTACAAAACCAACCGGCAAACCGAGTTACGGGTATGGTCAGCGGACTCTGGTCAGTGGCAGAAGATCGGGTTGAGTGGAGGAGCGCCTGGTGACTATGACTTGATCACCCACAAACACCTGGTGAAATGGCAGCAACTAAATAATTCACTCGAAGAGTCAGCCGTGCGCGAATTCGCCGCCAAATACCGACTCGACCCCCGGGAGTTCAGACAGTATGCGCAGTTGAGCCTCGGACTCACGAGTGACGGGCAACAAATGCTCCAAAGAGCAAGGAGCGTTCACACAGCGGTCACTGACAGGCATTTGCGGCACTGGCAAGCTCAATCTCAACGGGGACGTGATCAATTGACACAAGAGGGATTTGCCAACAGGCATAACCTCAATCTTGCATCATTCATGGAGCACATCGACCAGTACGGCAAGCTTAAAGTCGCTGGAAAGGTGCTGATGAAACACGCTAAGGGTGAGGAGTTTACCACTATCACCTATGAACATCTGGGCGCTTGGCAGGCCCTATACAAGTCACGAGACAATAAGCTGACTGCCGTTGATTTTGCTGAGCAAAATAATCTGAATCCAATGCGTTGGGAAACTTACGTGGGCGAAACAGGTGATCTTACAAAATCCGGAAAAGAGCTACTTATCTTTGGTGAGCCCATTCCCAGGCCGCCCTTCGCACGTAAAAGTCTGGGCACTAAACGTCCGGCAGAAGAGAGTGCGCCCGGAAGTAGCAAGCGCCCCCGGCCAGATCTTGAGGCCGGACCTCACCTGGGTCATGACATAGACAATTCGTTGCCGATTCTGCAGAACCCGAAGAATGTTAAAGAGAGCCTCACGCTAAGAGCTGAAGGTTCTAGTGGACTTAAAGGGCGCCCCGCAACTGCTGATGAAATTGTGGTGACCTACTGGAATCAGCTACTCGATAATGTGACGCCCGCGGCCGCAAAGTCGAAATTGCACGAAACAATCACCCGGGACGTGCAAGACTGGATTCGAAACGATAATAACCTCGCACCAAGGTTTGATAAGCTCATGGAAACTAAAGTGCTGACCCATGGGCCTGCGCGTGGTCGATCGGTCGTTGCGAAGCGTGACATTAAAAGATTTGAAGTGCTGGGTCCATATTCGGGGAAGTTGCATTTTGGAAGCAAAACCCTGCTGGAGGAGATTGCCGAAAAAGGCCATAAACCTGTGAATAGTTACGCCTTTAGCTCGTTTTCAAATGACGGAACGATCAGCGCGCATGGCAGCGGTAATATTTTAAGCTTGATCAATAGTCCTAACGCGCCAGGCAGGCCATCGTTGGGCGCTGAAAACGTGGCATCCATTAGCGTTGGAAGATACATGACGTTTTTTGTGGCCTGGCAAGACATCAAGAAGGGGGATGAACTCCTTCTCGATTATGGAGACGCTTACGATTGGACTTGA
- a CDS encoding RHS repeat-associated core domain-containing protein, translating to MDSSLPILLSHYRYDPLDRVTSHDQPNAPVHQRFYCKSRLATEIQGAARCSIVQQGGLLLAEQHRNGDGLDVALLTTDQQRSVLHVFKSSASQQPVTYSPYGHRRNENGVTSLLGFNGERPDPVTGHYLLGNGYRAFNPVLMRFNSPDSWSPFGKGGMNAYAYCQGNPVMRTDPSGHLVIVASKALEMLPSNLPSNFFGYFVGKRAPLLELNNGGTLSGAAMHVGGELLGPGLYTTLNVEVADAFLRRAGPDAQIFGVHHTGSPQVLEYGPGLRPDADLRTIAQSGATHRIPNTQFDNLILTEYLPPRSVSAAEVASIPPPAPPRAQSAPRPRRALVQSNRTVDQVATQFGLLGVGAIGMSTRPVAKAMAVRKMM from the coding sequence ATGGATTCGTCACTGCCAATCCTGCTCAGCCATTATCGCTACGACCCACTGGATCGCGTGACCAGTCACGACCAGCCAAATGCCCCTGTGCACCAGCGCTTTTACTGCAAAAGTCGCTTGGCGACCGAGATACAGGGAGCGGCCCGTTGTTCCATCGTTCAGCAGGGTGGTCTGTTGCTTGCGGAGCAACATCGAAATGGCGATGGATTGGATGTCGCTCTGCTGACCACCGATCAACAACGTTCGGTGCTGCATGTATTCAAAAGCAGCGCCTCGCAACAGCCAGTGACTTATTCACCTTACGGCCACCGCCGAAATGAAAATGGCGTGACCAGTCTGCTGGGGTTCAACGGTGAGCGCCCGGACCCGGTGACCGGGCATTATTTACTGGGTAATGGCTATCGGGCGTTTAATCCGGTGTTGATGAGGTTTAACAGTCCGGACAGTTGGAGTCCCTTTGGCAAGGGGGGGATGAATGCGTATGCGTATTGTCAGGGGAATCCAGTGATGCGGACGGATCCGAGTGGGCACTTGGTTATCGTGGCAAGCAAAGCGCTGGAAATGTTACCTTCAAATTTGCCCAGCAACTTCTTTGGGTATTTTGTCGGGAAAAGAGCGCCGCTTCTCGAGCTCAATAATGGCGGTACGCTTTCAGGGGCAGCTATGCATGTTGGCGGAGAGCTATTAGGGCCAGGTCTCTATACAACGTTAAATGTTGAGGTCGCAGACGCTTTCTTGAGACGTGCCGGCCCCGATGCACAAATTTTCGGCGTCCACCATACCGGTAGCCCTCAAGTGCTTGAATATGGCCCGGGTCTTCGTCCCGATGCAGACTTGCGAACAATTGCGCAATCCGGAGCGACCCATCGCATCCCGAATACGCAGTTTGACAATCTCATACTTACAGAGTATCTGCCGCCCAGATCAGTAAGTGCTGCCGAAGTCGCATCCATTCCCCCCCCTGCACCGCCCAGAGCACAATCCGCTCCGCGGCCGCGCCGTGCTTTAGTGCAATCTAATAGGACTGTTGATCAAGTCGCCACTCAATTTGGCTTATTGGGTGTAGGTGCCATTGGAATGAGCACGAGACCGGTTGCTAAAGCTATGGCAGTGAGGAAAATGATGTAA
- the fabI gene encoding enoyl-ACP reductase FabI — MGFLAGKRVLIVGVASKLSIASGIAAAMHREGAELAFTYQNDKLKGRVEEFAQGWGSSPELCFPCDVASDAEIAKVFEELSKKWDGLDCIVHSVGFAPGDQLDGDFTEATTREGFRIAHDISAYSFVALAKAGREMMKGRNGSLLTLSYLGAERTMPNYNVMGMAKASLEAGVRYLAGSLGPDGTRVNCVSAGPIRTLAASGIKNFRKMLAANEAQTPLRRNVTIEEVGNAGAFLCSDLASGISGEIMYVDGGFNTTAMGNIEE; from the coding sequence ATGGGTTTTCTCGCCGGTAAGCGCGTACTGATCGTCGGTGTCGCCAGCAAGCTGTCCATCGCATCCGGCATCGCTGCCGCCATGCATCGCGAGGGCGCTGAGCTTGCCTTCACTTATCAGAACGACAAACTCAAGGGTCGTGTCGAAGAGTTCGCACAGGGCTGGGGTTCGAGCCCTGAGCTGTGCTTCCCGTGCGACGTGGCCAGCGATGCCGAAATCGCCAAGGTCTTCGAAGAACTGAGCAAGAAGTGGGACGGCCTGGACTGCATCGTGCACTCCGTGGGCTTCGCCCCGGGCGACCAACTGGACGGCGACTTCACCGAAGCCACCACCCGTGAAGGATTCCGCATCGCTCACGACATCAGCGCCTACAGCTTCGTGGCCCTGGCCAAGGCCGGCCGCGAAATGATGAAAGGCCGCAACGGCAGCCTGCTGACCCTGTCGTACCTGGGCGCCGAGCGCACCATGCCGAACTACAACGTAATGGGCATGGCCAAGGCTTCCCTGGAAGCCGGCGTACGTTACCTGGCCGGCTCCCTGGGCCCGGACGGTACCCGCGTGAACTGCGTATCGGCAGGCCCGATCCGCACCCTCGCCGCTTCCGGCATCAAGAACTTCCGCAAGATGCTGGCCGCCAACGAAGCGCAAACCCCGCTGCGTCGCAACGTCACCATCGAAGAAGTCGGCAACGCCGGCGCCTTCCTGTGCTCGGACCTGGCGTCCGGCATCAGCGGTGAAATCATGTACGTGGACGGTGGTTTCAACACCACGGCGATGGGCAACATCGAAGAGTGA